Sequence from the Rutidosis leptorrhynchoides isolate AG116_Rl617_1_P2 chromosome 3, CSIRO_AGI_Rlap_v1, whole genome shotgun sequence genome:
taagaaatttgtcaattaaaacgtctcatgtatcgatcgccccttcaggtaacgattccaaccaatctttggcttctccctttaaagtccagggaaataacatgagatatatctgttcatcctctacttctcgtattttaaatagtgtgcagatcctattaaaggtacgtagatgttcatttggatcttccttcggcgcaccactaaattggcattgattagtcaccatgtgtagaatttgtcctttgatttcataatctggcgcattaatgtctggatgagtaattgcgtgaccttggccagtgcgtttagctctcattcggtcttccatacttaagggttccagattctccataattgaatttgttgaatcggtatcactagaggattcagatttaatggttcgttcctcaacaatctctgtttgaatgattggtggttccggaggaaagtctaatggttcaggatctatgaaccgttcctgaatattctctggattctcaattgtgaggtcgggttcaaaaaatggattatcggaaatttgaactgaagtacttggtctactggatgacgattctaaagaaaaatcaacggcggttatatttgctaaatgtcttgatctagttacaggtggtgaacgtacaaaaggtggtgaacgtcttgctcggtgcattcactgaatatcctattagtttttaaaaaggaaagaaaaattattataagttatccaattaatagacttttctgattttgcccacgtttcgaatagccaaaagatgcagcagaggggcaggattcgtttggtctcaatataattgaggactgtttggctccaataacccggtccacgtacaaatccaactattactacgaaccagaaaattttgatgtctattaatttaaccacttaaaataaattttcgtaattttaagaaaatttagataagaagtagaaaaaattctaagtcctaaaaactagaatagcgagaaataagagagaaaaagagttcgtcgaaaaaggtcgaaaaagaaaaaaaaaataatggttgaaaaataaaaggtgacggaaaaataaaagaaacttatcaaaacttaaaaatacttgactaacctaaccttattactacaactaacttaaaattataatcgcaaattgatattactaattggaatgataattggtacatagtaaaaggtgtctaaaaatattaaagcttacaggaaaaactaaatcccaaatggaaataacttaaaaagaaactaaaacttaaaaaggcgtcgcaaaattctaaagcacctaaatcttagtctaaagaaaaagcacttaaggaattctacggcaaagcctaaaaatctaggagtaaaaataactatagaaaaaactaagtttaaaattaaatatgagctaaaaatacaaaagttacgctacaacgattaaaaagggacaaaatataaaaatatacaaaaagttgtaaaaagtacaatttttataaaaatattatttttatattatttatttaataaaactactaattttacaatttaattaaaactaattaatactaaatacataaattaaataaaaagtaaaagtaaaaataaaactaataataataataataataataataagggttaaataataataataattaattaaaacccgtaattaatgctgaattagggcttctgtccgtgtgtcaggtaccctccgcgagttgcggtaattaatgaagaaaaccccgcgagtcgcggggttcagaaattcagttgacagatttataatttcaacgcgtttttctttatttatttttttttattttattttctgttttctgtttttaaataattaaaagattttaaaataaaacttatatttttataaactaaaataaaaataaagaaacttataaaacttaaatatttaacaaaatcttaaaaatacatatatttttgtttttctttttatatttttgaataattaaaacgtatttttacaaaaacgaattttaataaaagttaactaaaaatcttttttttttttttttttttttttatattagcgttgcgcttccggcttttaagatagtccccggcagcggcgccaaaaatacttggtgttatgcgaggtgtatataaaatagttattaattttagcaggaaaaactattaaatacgatacaattttacacaagatatttatttatttatagaatggatatacttaaaccttgctacaacacttataggcagtgtacctaatcgtacagtagtgtagtttttagtaagtccggttcgttccacagggaaatctttaaacaaagctcaacgctatattagtttacttttattaaaaatacaaatatatatataagtaatattattattataaaggggggtttttaccgtttaatgaccggtttgtcgattttaagactttagtcgcagttaaaacctaatgtaaaatataaaataaatacaagactaaaattaaagcgtaaagtaaataacgataatgaaattgcgaataataaaagtgcgataaaataaacttacgataattaaaaagtacgataattaaaagtgcgattaaataacaataaataaaagtgcgataattagaagtgcaattaaatataaaataaaggaaattaaatatgaaataaaagaattatgcttatttaaacttccgtaatcatgatgtttgacgtgttgattttagttttatgcccatgggttaattgtcctttgtcctggattatttaatatgtccgtctggtttttgtccataacagtccatcagtcataaatataaagtgcgagtgtcctaatcaaattattcttatacccgaagttaaatattccaactaattggggattcgaattgtaacaaggttttaatactttgtttaatgaatacaccaggttatcgactgcgtgtaaaccaaggttttactactttgttaacaattacaccaattacccttgaatgtaatttcacccctgttttaattattctagtggctattaatccattcccgtgtccggttaaatgaacgattattcgtacatataaataccccgcccatcgtgtccgatcgagtgtatatggtaatttatagggacgtccaattgtaaatctttatattaacattaacaaactttcatttagttaaacaaatataaagcccattaatagcccatagtctaatttccacaagtgtcgttcttttgtccaaaccccaattatggtacaaagcccaattaccccattttagtaattagcccaacatcatgattacttcgttttaaataagcataataataacttagctacgagacattaatataaaaaggttgaacataacttacaatgattaaaaatagcgtagcgttacacggacagaatttcgacttacacccttacaacattcgctaacatacccttattattagaattataattaaaattaaaattaaaatataaattatatatatatatatatcgtatagatagagagatgagagaaatagaatatgaaaaatgatcagaattcggtttgctttatagccagagttgatttttggggctccgcgactcgcggcaaaatcctcttcaaactccgcgagtcgcggagaatgtatttacagctcacacccttggagtttctctgccgacggttttataatatatatatataatatatatataattaatataattaattatatattatattatatttatatgcatagttaacttgtaatttttagtccgttgcgtcgagcgttaagagttgactctggtcccggttccggattttcgaacgtccttgcgtacaattttatattttgtattttgcgttttgaatcttgtactcttgtaatttcgagacgtttcttatcaataattggaacctctttgattgtcttttgtacttttgagctttttggtcgtttgcgtcttcaattcgtcgaatctgtcttttgtcttcaccttttattatttaaacgaatatcacttgtaaatagaacaattgcaactaaaagcttgtctttcttgaggaataatgctatgaaatatatgttcgtttttagcattatcaactgctAGCATAATAGGCAAGGATAAACAATCGAATCATTCTAAAGGCTTATGAGCTTGATGATGATGAGGTTACTTTGGAGAataaattatcgcaactttatatgAGATCTTATAGAAGACTTTCAAGACCAACCATCCCAAACCGAAGCCTTAGGTGGCCAAGTGATACAGCACCCATCGGGCTTACTTGTCCAAATCTCAAAGGTCACAAAGTTATTCAACCTAGTCACGTGCTTTCTATGAGACCAATATAGCCGACTTTCGACCAACTTACCATACCCATATGGTTTCAGTAAGCTAGGTGATACACCACCCCTCGAGTTTACTTGTCGAGTACTCAAAGGCCTACGTTGAAATAACCGGTTCAAAGTAGACTATCATGAAAAATTTTGTATctcttagaatttttttttctaaaatttatgaaattttttaaaaaatataccAAGAATTTTAATAAAAGACAAGTGAATGCATTCACTCAGAGTCCACACTTAAATTGCGTAATGTCCCCATTGCACCAAACATAACATAGGCAGGCAAGGAAAAGGTGATCATAACAGAATAAACATGTAATAAAAAGTCAAATTTGCATATATTGATAACTCCAGTCATTTTATTCAAATAATAAAAGAGTACGATGTGCCACACTGAAATGTGCTTCGACACTTTTAATGCAAATAAACATATCAAATAATGCAAACAAAAGTGCATGGAACAATGAAAGCCATAGTTTATTGTTGTTTTAAATTTATTATGCTACGTTGATTAAGGAGTCGGCATCTCGACTCGTCAGTTCTTCAAAGTCTTCAATTATCCTTGAAGTCATACCTTCTTCATCGACAATCTTCATGTCATTTTGTGGTGGATTCCTCCGGGCTTTTGCTTCATGTCTGTATCGTTATTCGGGTCTACTTAGACACTATCTGGAGAAAAAATAGTCAATCGATAAACCACTCCACTACTAGTGTTAAATTGTACTTGTACTTGTGACcactagccgaaaatagttacaaaTAAAACATATTCATTCTGAATCTTAAGAACAACCCAAACTCACTAAGGCAATTCATCGCTTCCCTTCGTTTGTTTTGAGGGCTTCAGGTAGCTGCTCTTTCTTGTATGTTTAAGGGATTCATCGCTTTGATGATTTCCCCTTTGAATTTATATTATCTCCTCGTTTTttcgaataaaaaaaaaaatagaaaacaaaACGCACTAAGTTTAAACAATTGTTGTCACTTTTCAAGAAATAATTAATGTCAAAAGTATATGCCACTTGTGATccaaacttaaaataaattttatttattaatgaaaATATAGAAAAAATAAACTGCTGGATCAGTATCTAGTCAACATTCTACAACAGAGTCCACTGGTTCATAAACGCCTCTTTTCTTTGTGGCTGCTATCTGAAACCTCATTTtctaatcatcattttcatcatcctcatcatcacatcatcatcaatGGCAGCTGCAAGAATCATGATTTCAACAACGAACATTGGTGCATCATCTTCTTCACTCTTCAAAGCAGCATTTTTTAAACCGCAATCTTTAAGCCTTTTCAACAACACAAAATTAGTTTTCAAGAAAAGGGGTTTTTCTTGTTCAGCTCTTTACAGACCTGAtgttcaaatcaaggaagaaggttTACCTGAAACCCTAGATTACAGAGTGTTTTTTGTAGATAATTCTGGCAAAAAGGTTTGATTTTTCTTCGACCGTATTAATTAAATCTTGTATCTTTGCTTATTGTGCTGTGATTATTTGTTTGTAGTTTGTATATGCTTAATAAGTAGATGATATATCAATATGAATGATCAATCATCAATGATGATTGTGGTTACTCGTATTTAAAAGTATGCAATTTTTCAATTTAGGGTTTATATTTGTGTATGAAGTTATTTGATTCCGGAAGCTGCATACTTGTTAAATTTGGAAAGATTATAAAGTTTTTGTTTTGAGTTGAAATGAGCTAGTTTGAGTTTAATTCTTGATTCTGGGATTAAGATGAAATGCTATTCAGCATCTAGGGTGCAGTTTATACTTTATATTGAATTGTTTGGATGGTAGATGATAAATAAGGCATGTTTTGATGGTTGTTAAGATGATAATGCGAGTTCGTGGTTTCAGGTTTCTCCATGGCATGATATACCATTGCACGTAGGTGATGGAGCCTTTAATTTTATTGTTGAAATTCCAAAAGAATCAAGTGCTAAAATGGAGGTTGCTACTGATGAGATATTCACTCCCATTAAGCAGGATACAAAGAAAGGGAAACTTAGATACTACCCGTAAGACATTTACTGTATATCATTACTCTCTTTTGTCTCGTAAAATCATAAATTAGTTATTGTACTAAATAACATCCTTACTATGTCGTTATAATTGAATAAAACTTGCAATTGCATCTTAGTTTCAAGTTGTAAATGTGACTTATCAAATGAAATAAGGTGTATAGAGTTGTTTATTGAACCTTGGCCTTCAAAATATccttaggtgttgtttgttttttaaaATCCTTTCTCTTAAGATATGCGGACCATGTGTGTTAAGAAGATGTGGTTTAAAGGTCTGTATGCTATGCTATGCTGAATACCGAAGACTATTTGTTTTATGTCTTCAAAATAACTTAATCCTGTCTGCAACACTTAGAAGCACATATTTAATTCTGCAAGTTTGCAGAGAGAATAATACATTATTTaccttatgtcttcagaaaaaaaAACGTGCAGTAAAAACGTgacataagatataataagatctgCAGACTGAAAAACAAACGACACCTTATTTTCTCTCCTACACACTAAACTacatttattaatttaaattagcTTTTGTATGTCTTTCTTATTTGGATCTAATGGTGGTAATAAATACTTGTATTCCTCAGGTATAATATTAACTGGAATTACGGATTGCTTCCACAAACATGGGAAGATCCATCATTTGCAAACCCCGATGTTGATGGAGCATTTGGCGACAACGATCCCGGTAAATTTTAAAATCCGTTGTGCTATTTCTTGGTTCCGTTTGATTTTAATTGAGTGCATTACAGATTTTAAGTAAATGATGAAGGAAGTTTTATAATATTTACTTGGTACTTTATGTTTTTTCTGCAGTTGATGTAGTTGAAATCGGTGAAAGCCGTGGAAAAGTGGGTCAACTTATGAAAGTCAAACCATTGGGTTGTTTAGCTATGATTGATGAAGGAGAACTTGATTGGAAAGTAATTGCAATTTCGTTAGATGATCCAAGGGCTTCGCTTGTTAACGATGTTGATGATGTTGAGAAGCATTTTCCGGTATGTTCTTCTACAACTAATCACATGTATATTTGTTTAATCGAATCCGTGTTTGATAATATTAATTGAGAATATATATAGGGTTTCATTTGACTTATTGCTGAGAGAAATGTAAAAGTTGAT
This genomic interval carries:
- the LOC139898120 gene encoding soluble inorganic pyrophosphatase 6, chloroplastic-like; the protein is MAAARIMISTTNIGASSSSLFKAAFFKPQSLSLFNNTKLVFKKRGFSCSALYRPDVQIKEEGLPETLDYRVFFVDNSGKKVSPWHDIPLHVGDGAFNFIVEIPKESSAKMEVATDEIFTPIKQDTKKGKLRYYPYNINWNYGLLPQTWEDPSFANPDVDGAFGDNDPVDVVEIGESRGKVGQLMKVKPLGCLAMIDEGELDWKVIAISLDDPRASLVNDVDDVEKHFPGTLTAIRDWFRDYKIPDGKPANNFGLGNKAANKDYALKVITETNESWAKLVKRTTPAGELSLV